Part of the Phacochoerus africanus isolate WHEZ1 chromosome 8, ROS_Pafr_v1, whole genome shotgun sequence genome is shown below.
AGGTACAGTGGCACATGCACACATTTGTACATCAACACACAGAGGCGCACATGGGGAAAGGAAAGTTTTAGCTATCAGAATCTGCGGCTGCATgatcttagaaaataattttgttaaaatgagaaTGGGAGGGGGACTGGATGAGAAAAATCCCAAACCTGCTGGGGAAAGCTTGGGCTTCCCAGGAGGTCAATGCCAGGGACATTTGGCTCCCTTGAATGAAAGGAAGTCTGAAGCGTCCTTTGGGAATGAACAGGTAGATCTGAATATACATGGGATGGAGAAACCTGGGTCAAGGTCACAGCTGGCTGCTGTTCCTAAACTCTAATCTACCCAGGGAGTAAGGCTCCAGGGAAAACCATTTCTCTCTGTCGCCTATGGTTTTCTTCTTACACAATCAGATGTACTGTGATTCCTACCATCTcctgaggctggaggctgggggaagGAGCCCCTTGGGACCTTCTGTGACCAATGGGTGGGTTACTGGGTAGCTGTCCCAGGCTGGTGTCCCATTAAGCAAAATCCTTGCCAAATGGGAGGTTTTCTTCCGCTCACTTTcccacttttttccattttttttgttctactcCTCAGCTGCTGCTGGGTCTTGGGGGCCAcattgttttgctgtttttgcgTTGACCTGCTTAATACTAAATCCACCCTCTTGGATGAGATTAAGCAGACAATTaggaaatcaatcaatcaactgGTGTCAGCTGCAAGCAGAGGCCAGCACAAGGCTCTGTCTTTCCGGCCACCCTTCCCAACCTTCAaacctgctgcagctcagggtgGTACAGGCGCCAGGGAGCTCTGAGCTACACTGGCTTCCATTtcaaggccctgaggctggacaAATCCAAGAAGGAAGAAACGAGGAGGGCGTAAGGGACCACTTTGAAGTTGCATTCTTAGCGGAGCAGCAAACGAGGGGCCTAGGTCTGGTGGCCAGCGGCTCCCGGTCGCACTGTCACCCAATCGGCAGGTAAAGTTTCTAGCCTCCTTTTTAAGAAGCATGGGGAGGCTCCCTGGCCTGCCAGTGTGGGGAACGGACTGCCTGGGACACTGTGCTAATTGCAGGGCTAATCGCTCACTAAGCTGGacggaaggaggaagagaaaaaaaaaaaaaaagcaatattgaGAGGCGGGCAGCCTTTTTGTACTTGCAGAgacctctccccccgccccccccccccccccccgagatgGAGGGGCAGAGCCCAGGATGTTACCAGGAACCCGCAGCATGCGTAAGTCATCCTGAGGCCTCAGCTCCCCAGAGACAGCCAACTTGGGGGCCTGGGAACACCTCTGGGTGCCTGAGATGCTGTCAGCTGGAGTCAAGGCCTCTTACAGGCCTGGGTTTGGACAGCTTCCTGGCAGAAGTGGGCCCTGCACATCCCCTCATTAGGGACACAACTTTCTCCCCGGTCAAGCCATTGCGTCCTTGAGCTTTGTCTCCACGAAGAGTAAGAGAAACCTCATGCGGTTTCTCCTAAGAAGGGAAAAGAACTGCATCTACGGAGGAAACAGGAAGAGCTGTTTTATTAGCATTTTTCAGAGGAGGTGttttaaaggagaaagaggaTCTTAACTGGAACACACATATTTGAGGCTTTGGCCCCGGACTCAGAGCTGCCTCGACCATTCTGATTCTGGGGAAGGGGACACACTGCGCTGATGGCTTGGGAGGCGGAGGTCTGAGCATGTCTATATTCCCTCCCAGGTCATGACTGCGTGGCCCTGGAGTCCTTACACAGGCATAAGCTTCACTCCCCGGGGTTTGCTTGGGGACCCATCCTTTGAGAAGAGGTGCCAGGGCTTTCTGGTGGCACAGCTCTTCAGGCCTGACTCCTCCCCAAGAGAAGTTGGGGCAGGTCGTTTGTTTGTAAAGAACAAGGACTAGTTTTGCCCAAGGACACAGGTGGAGGTTCTGGCCACTCAACTCCCGCAGGACCCTCGTCTAAGCTGTTAGAGCTGCCAGCAGATCCAGGCAGGTTTAGGGACCATTTGTGTGCGAGTGGAAAGCCAGCTGGGGTGAGGTTGGTGGGGGGGCCTGACTCAGCTTCCACCTGCTCCAGGAATGGGAATGATGAAGCTGGTCTGGGCCCCACCCACGGAGTGCAAAGTGAAACCAAAGTCAGGGGTGAGGGTGTCGGGGAGAGGATACAAAGGTGCCTGGTTGGTGGtccaggcagagagacagaggctTCTTCCCTGGCCCAGAAGGGCAGCTGAGTTGCGCCTGAAGAACGGGCGACGTAAATTCGTAAATTCGTTATGGTGTCTGCAGTGTCTCAAGTCCTGCTCTGGTCCCAGGATAGTCTGTTGATGGGAGGGGATACAAGGTAACCTCATCTTCCCTAACCTCACTCACCTGAGGCCATGGTCCAACTTTTGCCCAAGTAACAGATAGCCCTGATACTGGCCTGGAAGGTCTGAGTGGTCACCTTCCTCCAAGACAGTGGGGCCAGAACTTTGGGGGAGGCGAGCCAGGGTATCCCATCCCATCACCCACAAACCAACCCAGCCCTGGTAGTAAAGAGGACAGGACACGGCCCTGGGGTACATGTTTATgtgagtaataaaatatttactataacaTAAATATAAAGGGAACTTCCCAgtctacattattattatttttttgcaataAAGATACAAAGAGAATGCACCAAAAACATTgttccaaaaataataaaaataaaataacaaaatttaaattcaaaggtAACAGAACGAGAAATGGAGAAGGGGGGGAAGCTCCAAACACATCCAGAAAATAAATAGAGATGGATCAGAAATCTggaaatcatattaaaatatctttttcggATTAGTGGGTGTACAAAATCCTttagggtggggagggagggcaacccggaaaaccaaaaataaaaaccaagcacaaaatgtttctttctccCCGCCAGTGTGTACATATCTCACATATTTACATGGTTCCCACCTCACCCCAAACTTGGGGAATTTCTCTCCAGGCCTCCCCCAGCATCCCGCATCCCAGGGGGCTGGAAAGGGAGCGGGCTGAAGCTGCAGGGACTCAGGCAGAAGGTTCTCAGGGAACGGCTTATTTCTACAGCTGGTTAAAAAATATCTCCAACTTTTCCAAGTTTCGTTTGTTTGTagccaggagggcagggccccGCGGGGAGCGGGGGCCCTGATGTGCGGTGGTCGGTCTGCGGCCGGGCAAAAGCCCTTCCCATCCGCGTGCGCGTGGGAGCGCAGACCCCTCGAGCTTGGCCGGGAACCGAGCCGGAGCTCGGATTAAACGAAACGAAAAATGAACactcgaattttttttttgttagtttttgtttttgtttttttttgttttgctttttttcggGGTAGGGTAGGGGAAGGtaagggggaaaaataaattaggcTAGATTAAAGCTTTGGCTATTTCCTGCTTTTATACACAGACGCGGCTCTCGCGGCCTCCCCTCCGGGGCCCGGATAAATACAGTATACAGCGATTTAAATTAAGGGCGCGGGCGGAGTTAGAAGGACCCCCGGAGCGGAGAGGctccatgaataaataaaaactgtaaaaaaccAAGCCCGGAGGAAGGGTAAGGGGGAATGGGGCGCATCCTTATGGGAGAGAAGAGGCATGGAGCGAATAAAGTGACAGTCCCCCACTCTCGACCCGCAGGCTCGGGAATCCGCGccggggagagggatggggaacCCTCCTCTCTTCGTCCTCTCTCCCGGGGAATCCCTAACCCCGAACCGCGTTACCTGTCGCTGTGGGGAGGCCGCTGCCGGGATCCGGCCCCGAACAGcccggggggcaggggcgggggtcgTCGAGGGGTTGGGGACAGGGAGCAGGCGACGGGCAAGATGCCCGTGGTGAGTTGGCGCGTACCGGATCTTCGCTCCTCTTTCTCGGGGCTCGGGCGACGCAGCTTACTGGCCGTCTTCGCCGCTCGCCGGAGAGGGTCGTCCGGGTGTTTGGTTTTGTTCGAAAGTTTCTGGGCTTTTTGTAAAATCCAAAGCAACCGAACAAAAAGAGTTCAGGCCGCGCGGCGCCTCGCCGCGCACCGGCGGGGGGCCTGGCCCGCGGGGTCACTGCACGGAGCCGGGcagtgtgtggtggtggtggtggtgcagcGCGGCcggtgggggcggcgggggcgccgAGGGCGGCGACGCGCCGCCCCCACCCGGTCCCAGCTCTCCGGGTGCGTAAACGTCGTCCATGGGCGGGTGGCCCGCGCCGGCCGCCGGGGTCATGCGCTTCTCCTTCTGCCGCCGGTTGCAGAACCAGACGCGCACCACCTCCTTCTCCAGCTGCAGGCTGTCGGCCAAGCCGGTGATCTCGTGCGCCGAGGGCTTGGGGCACTTGAGAAAGTGGCTCTCGAGCGCGCCTTTGACCCCCACCTCGATGGATGTGCGCTTCTTGCGCTTGCGGCCCTGCGCCGCGATCTTGTCCAGGTTGGTGGGGCTGCCGCTGGACGAATCGGTCTCCTCCAGCCACTTGTTGAGCAGCGGCTTGAGCTTGCACATGTTCTTGAAGCTCAGCTGCAGGGCCTCGAAGCGGCAGATGGTGGTCTGCGAGAACACGTTACCGTACAGCGTGCCCAGCGCCAGCCCCACGTCGGCCTGCGTGAAGCCCAGCTTGATGCGCCGCTGCTTGAACTGCTTGGCGAACTGCTCCAGGTCGTCCGAGCTGGGCGCGTCCTCGTCCGAGTGGTCGCCCACCGACGAGCCACCGCCGCCCGCGCCCGGGTGCAGGTGCGCCGCCGCCGCGTGCAGGCCGCCGGCGTGTGCATGTCCGTGTGCGTGTCCGTGGGCGCCCAGGTGCGGCGGAGGCGACGGCTCCAGCTGTGCCTCGTGGCCGTCCTCGTGCAGCGCGTGGTGCAGGCCCggccccgcgccgccgccgcctgccGCCAGCATCCCGGccaggccgccgccgccgccccctggGTAGGCCGCCTGTGCGTACAGCCCTAGCGGTTGGGGCTGGTGACCCCCGCCGGCCCCCGGCGACGGTGACATAGCCGGGCCCAAGTGGTGCGCCGTGCCGCCCTGTGCCCATGCCGCGCCCGCGTGGGCCGCCCCCTGGTGCACCAGGCGCGCGTGGAaaccgccgccaccgccgccgtcGTCGGCTCGGCCggtgccgccgccgcccgccTTGCCGTGTTCCAGGTGCGGGCCGCCGGCCCagtcgccgccgccgcctcctcccgtGGGTAACCACTGGGGGTGCGCTAGGCCCACGGGGTGGCCCGCGCCCGCGCCCAGCCACTCGTGGTGCATCAGCTTCTGCACTTCGCGGTACGCGGCCCCAGCGTGCAGCCGCtcggcggccgccgccgccgccgccgccgcagcggCATCCGGGTGCATAAGCGGTCCCGTGCCCCCGGCTCCGCCGCCGGGGCCCCGCGGCAAGTACTGCGCGGTGGTGGCCATGCCGCCCCGCGCCCTgcgccgcgccgccgccgccgccgctccgcTCCGTCTGCGGGCCCCGCCGCCGCGCTCCGCCGGCTTAAAGCCGGGACCCGCTCGGCGCTCCGGAGCCCCACCCAACCCGCCGCCCATTGGCTGCCCGCGGAGCCGCCTCCCGCCCCCCGGccgcggcccccgccccccgcgcccgcCTGCAGCCCGGCCCGGCCGCCCAGAGCTAGCCATTGGACCTCGCTCCCGGGGTCCCGCGCGCCGGCCGTGCTGATTGGCCGCTCGGGCTTCATTCACAGCCCCCCTACAGTCCGCGTACACACTCACGCCCCGGGGGCGCGGCCGCCACGTGGGGAGTGGCTCGGGGGCGGCACTGGGACCGCACCCCCTCTCGTCCTGGCTGCGTGGGCCCAGCTTTCCCTTGGCGCTGGAGACTCCGAGCCCGGCGGGTCCCATGCTCCACGCGAGCAGAATTCCCGCCGGTCTCCCGCCGGGGTGGCCAAAGGCGGTGGCGAGGATGGCGGGCTCCGGGAGGCGCTCGGGCTCTGAGAAGCAGCTCAGTCCTGCGCTCCTCCCTCCGCAGTGAGGAGCCGGCATTCCCGCGGGTCTCGGCGGCTGCGAGCGGGAAGCAGCGTGGGTCCCCGGCTCGGTTGCGGCGCGGCTGCTCACCTCGTCCGCCTCGCCTCCCGCAGCTTCCATCTGGCACGGAGCTCATCTCTGCGCGCCTCCTCGGCCCGTCTCGTTTTCCTTCTTTACCCTCTAGAAAGAGCGCAACCCCGTCGACCTCCATGGCCTTGAGACAGTGTCCGGCGCGAGCAGAGTCGGACTGGCCCCACCTCACGCCTCTCTCGGGCTCTCTTCCAGGGCATTGCGGCCCAGGTAAGGACCGCGCGGGTGGCTCGGGGCCAGAACGGCCCGCGGCAGCGATGTTGCGAGGAGAGGGGAGCTCCTATGACCAGGCCGATTCCGACGTTCCTGAGTGATAGGACCTGGAGATGGAGACTGTGACTCTGGGAAAAATGCCGCCGACGAGGGTGGTGGACATAGGGCCCATGGGTATCTGACCCCTGGCGCCGCCACCTTCTCGCTCCTTCTCCTCCCTTGCCTGCACGGCTCATTGGCCTGGGTCATGGTGGGTCATGCCCGTGGGGAAACTTGCTCTAGGTGAGGAGTGGTGTGGACTTGGGGAAGGACGCGGCACTTCTGAAATCCAGCGTGCAGGCGGGGAGCTGTCCAGCCTTGCTGGGTGCCCTGGCCGGGAATTTAACCCATTGGTCTGGGGCTGCTGAAGAGAACTGGGATTGAATTGAAGAGGCCTTGTTGGAAAGGTGCTGCGTGTCGTTGGGGGTATCTACTCATTCACTGAGTCCTTGAGGGCTTCTGGAAGGATTCTGAGTGGACTGGGGTCTCAGCAGCAACTCTTCTGTGCAATGTTGCCTGGAGGCTGAGTGGAGTTAGCTCCACGTCCTCTCTATGTTGAGACCTGGCTCTCAGGGAGTCTTCTAGCTAAATTCACCTCTTTTCTGTCCTTGATACATAGATCCAAAGACCCTGGGGTCCCAGATTGCAGGACTGAGCTAGGGGCCAGTTAGGGCCTTACTGGCAGGACAGGACTGTAGAATAAAGTCTCGGTGTGTGAAGAAGAGTGATGGGGGCTCAGGTGGCAGGTGCAGTAGGGTGATCCCAAGGGTGACTGGGACAGGGTCAGCTGTCACAAGGGTCATCCTTGGGCACAGGCTGTGCTCATCTAGGCCCTGAATGCCCTGTGACTAGCCTCCAGCTAGTCCCTTGAGGGACAGAGTGGGACAAGGCAGGATCATTGTCTAGCCACTGGGCACTGTCCTGAGCAGGCTTCTTAGGTACCTCTCTCACTGCAAGAGCGGTGATGGAACCCCATGTCTGAACCTAGCTAGGATTTCTGGGCTTTTCTGGACTCTGGCCCAGGAGGTGGTCACCCTGAGGCAGCTCAGGACTTCCTGGTCCACTCgccttcctggcctctctcccaggCCCAGAAGGTAGGACTGGGGTTGGAAATCTTACAGTGAAGTCTCCTGTTACACCAGCCCTAACTGGGCCTGCGTGACATTGAAGCTTGGGCTTCCAAACTGGACCTGCCACTATCTTCCTTGGGTAAGAATAACTCTGGTCCAGTCTTCTAGGGCTTGGTTCTTTGACCTGTGAATTGAGAATAACAGTAGTACAGGCAGCCCACCTGTCTCACTAAGGTAAGTCAGAGGGTGGTATAAGACAATTGGGAATGAAAAGGGTTCGGAATTGGCTTTTACTCTGGTTGTTTCTATTGTTGGTGCCTAGTGAGTAGTTGGTGCCTAGTGAATAAATAGGTTACTGCCCTTCCCTAACTaaatctcaatttcctcacctgtagagTGGGTTCGTGAAAGTTTGGACTAGGTGACCTCTCTGGTAacctcccttccagctctgatggTCTAGGAGTCTATGAATCTGTCTCAGTTTCTGTTGGAGGAAGGGCAGTCTCTGGACAGTGGACAGGTGTCATTTGGAATGGTCACCATGCACAATGGGTGCTTTACCAAGTGCTTTTCATCCATTCCCCGCCACTCTCAGCCTTGTGAGAGAAACTCTGTGATTGTTCTCCCACTGCACAGATGAAGGGACTGAGGTTTGTCTGAGGGCACAGAACATGTGGAAGTCCCACTCCTCATCATTccctctgtggctgtgggatgGGGAAGGGTGCCTGTGGAGACAGCAGCTTTGGCTGTCACAGTAGAGAGAGCTCATCGCCTTGTCTTGGGGAgctctctggggtggggggtttgGCCAGGGCCGGTTGGCATTCCTGAAGCTAAGTTCCCAGGTCTGCTGAATCAAGGGGTGACTGTGGCCAAGTCAGGCTCCTAGGTTACCAGCTTGTCAGCTAGCAAATCTCAGTCCTTATCCCGTTATCCACTTTAGCCGTCCTGTGATTTTGTGCTCAGTGCTTAGTGCTTTGCCTgtcggagcctcagtttctttctctctccatctctttctttctttcttttttttgttgttgttgttttttttttgtctttttgccatttctagggccactcctgcggcatatggagattcccaggctaggggtcgaatcggagctgtagcctccggcctacgccagagtcacagcaacttgggatcctagccgtgtctgcaatctacaccacagctcacggcaatgccagatccttaacccactgagcaaggccagggaccgaacccgcaaccttatggttcctagttggatttgttaaccactgcgccacaacgggaactcttctttctttctttttcttttttttggctgccccttggcatatggagttcccaggccagggatcagatccgagccacagttgcaacctaagctgcagctgtggcaacatcggatccttaacccactgtgcatgctggggattgaaccagcatcccaACACTCCCCAAACCCCACAGATCCCACTGTGtgacagcgggaactccagagcctcaGGTTCTTTGTCTTAAAATGGGGACAGTAATGCCTGCTTTTCGGGTTTGCTCTGAAGCTACAAGGGTGAAACAAAGCCTGTAATTTAggtgtcctgtttttttttgtcttttgtctttttgttgttgttgttgttgttgttgctatttcttgggccgctctcgcggcatatggaggttcccaggctaggggttgaatcggagctgtagccaccggcctacaccagagccacagcaacgcgggatccgagccacgtctgcaacctacatcacagctcacggcaacgccggatcgttaacccactgagcaagggcagggatcgaacccgcaacctcatggttcctagtcggattcgttaaccactgcgccacgacgggaactcctaggtgtcCTGTTAATAGAAGATGCTGCCCTGGGTTGAGCAGCAGTATGAACTAggaaaagataacattcctttctcTGCTTTGGAAGTTTTAGATCCTCTACAATGACATGGGTTTGGTCTTGAGTCACAATTTTCTTGAGAGTTAAGTTTTCCCTAGGAAGCCTTGACATGCCCTTTGTCTTTGCCCCCAGAGATTCTGGGTGGGACACTGGACTCTATAACATGGCCATGGCAGAAACACCTGCTGCAGAATATGCCCTCTCTCCAGGAGCCATGCCCTCGTAGACCACGGAGAAAACTTGGAACAAAGAAGTCAGACACCCACCTGACCCGTGCAGACACAGAACGGTTTAAGCATGTGAACAGATGTACcttcacatacatatacacaaatacacgtaacacacagatacacacatgcaATTTAGCCTGGGGACAAACCTACAGATTCACAATAGGAACACATGGACTTGCATCATTAGGTCAGATATTCAGAGTCACCCAAACCAACACACAATGCTAAATACAGGCACGCATCTCACCAGGAACATTCACAGAGCCCACACAGGGGCTGAAATCGGCTTCAGGAGGCATTCCTTCAGCGACACAGACGTACATGAGACCTAAGGCTCTCAGGGTGACAAGGATGGAAGCTCTCGGCTGGCATGCCAATTCACACAAATGGGCACACTCTCATGTGTTCACAAACATGAGCACACAGAGCCGGCCACGCACTCTGCTACCCCGTGCGCAGATACAGATCACATGGACATCTACACCCTGTAGGAACGAAGCCATCTGCACAATGGATCAGAAAGCAGAGGATAGGGCTGTGCCCAGCCCAGAGCTTAGACCATGCGGTTTGGCAGCCCCAGTACTCCTAAGGAAGCAGGAAAGCcctttcttttcatattctcGTCATTCTCCTTGTCTGTGGAGGGCAGCTCCCAGCCAGGCCGCCGCCAGTCTCAGAGGCTCCTGGGCCTCTGTCCCCAGCGGGGGCCCCTGCCCAGCCTgcccccaggccaggagctgttCGGGCTTTCCCAGAGTGGCGAGGCCCTCCTCCAGGCTCTGGAGTGTGACCGAGCGCCTGCTCATTTGACACAGGTCACTGAGCCTCCAGCAGATGGGGCCCTCGCTGTGGGGGGTCTCTGAgctgcaggggctgcagggggaggCTCTGCGGGGATGAACTGCAGCGACACAAACCCCAGAAACTCTCTCTGCAAAGTCTCAAGTCACAGACACAAACCCCTGCAACATGCATTCACACTTCCACCTGAGAGATTCAGATGTGGCCTCTAGAATACAACCACGCTCGTCCTCAGCACCATTGCAGCCACATATGCACTGTAATATTCCAGACGCACATCCCAGATGGGCCAGCCTGCACAAGGGTGCGCTGAACGGGATTTAGGAAGGAGGCAGAGTGAACAGCTGGGTCTGGCTGCTTTCCTGTTTTGGACTCTGGGCCTTGCTGCCATGTCTTGTCCGTGGGTCCCAGGGTCCTGGGAGTCCATGGATGCTCTGAGAGCAGATGCAGCCACAGACCCAAGGCCTTTTCAGTGTTGGGGGAAGACCGGCTGTAGGACAGTTCCTTGCAAGTGAGGTGTCCTGAGCAGAGCAAGAGGAGAGGCCAGGCCTGCAGAGAGGGCTGCTGTGTGCATAAATGGGCTCTAAGTCTTTCTTGGTCCAAGGCAGGCTGAGCTTTTGTCAGTCTTTTCCTCATGCTCTAGATCCTGTGTTTTCAGAGGGTCAAGAATCCTGGGTTCCATC
Proteins encoded:
- the POU3F1 gene encoding POU domain, class 3, transcription factor 1, which encodes MATTAQYLPRGPGGGAGGTGPLMHPDAAAAAAAAAAAERLHAGAAYREVQKLMHHEWLGAGAGHPVGLAHPQWLPTGGGGGGDWAGGPHLEHGKAGGGGTGRADDGGGGGGFHARLVHQGAAHAGAAWAQGGTAHHLGPAMSPSPGAGGGHQPQPLGLYAQAAYPGGGGGGLAGMLAAGGGGAGPGLHHALHEDGHEAQLEPSPPPHLGAHGHAHGHAHAGGLHAAAAHLHPGAGGGGSSVGDHSDEDAPSSDDLEQFAKQFKQRRIKLGFTQADVGLALGTLYGNVFSQTTICRFEALQLSFKNMCKLKPLLNKWLEETDSSSGSPTNLDKIAAQGRKRKKRTSIEVGVKGALESHFLKCPKPSAHEITGLADSLQLEKEVVRVWFCNRRQKEKRMTPAAGAGHPPMDDVYAPGELGPGGGGASPPSAPPPPPPAALHHHHHHTLPGSVQ